One genomic segment of Choristoneura fumiferana chromosome Z, NRCan_CFum_1, whole genome shotgun sequence includes these proteins:
- the LOC141436976 gene encoding ATP-binding cassette sub-family F member 2, protein MPSDAKKRAQQKKKEQATSRNKKPVTRVTTEGTENGTATNGKEERELTMEEALCLKLEEEAKMNSEARSCTGSLAVHPRSRDIKIANFSITFYGSELLQDTLLELNCGRRYGLVGLNGCGKSSLLSALGRREVPIPEHIDIFHLTREMPASDKTALQCVMEVDEERVKLEKLAEELAHCEDDESQDQLMDVYERLDDLSADTAEARAANILNGLGFTKSMQQQATKDFSGGWRMRIALARALYVKPHLLLLDEPTNHLDLDACVWLEEELKHYKRILVLISHSQDFLNGVCTNIVHLNKRRLKYYTGNYEAFVRTRVELLENQMKQYNWEQDQIAHMKNYIARFGHGSAKLARQAQSKEKTLAKMVAQGLTEKVTDDKILNFYFPSCGKVPPPVIMVQNVSFRYNENTPWIYKNLEFGIDLDTRLALVGPNGAGKSTLLKLLYGDLVPSTGMIRKNSHLRIGRYHQHLHELLDLDLSPLDYMMKQFPEVREREEMRKIIGRYGLTGRQQVCPMRQLSDGQRCRVVFAWLAWQTPHLLLMDEPTNHLDMETIDALADAINDFDGGMVLVSHDFRLINQVAEEIWICENSTVTKWEGGILKYKDHLKSKILKENAATAAKIRK, encoded by the exons AGGCTCTTTGTCTGAAGCTCGAAGAGGAGGCAAAGATGAACTCGGAGGCCCGTTCCTGCACCGGTTCACTGGCGGTGCACCCTCGCTCCCGTGACATCAAGATCGCCAACTTCTCCATCACCTTCTATGGCAGTGAACTGCTTCAGGACACTCTGCTCGAGTTGAATTGCGGCCGGCGGTACGGGCTCGTCGGGCTGAATGGATGTG GCAAGTCGTCGCTGCTCTCGGCGCTGGGTCGTCGCGAGGTTCCTATCCCGGAGCACATCGACATCTTCCATCTCACGCGCGAGATGCCCGCCTCCGATAAGACCGCGCTACAGTGCGTCATGGAGGTGGACGAGGAACGAGTCAAGCTGGAGAAGCTGGCGGAAGAGCTGGCTCACTGCGAAGATGACG AGTCCCAGGACCAGCTGATGGACGTGTATGAGCGTTTGGACGACCTGAGCGCGGACACGGCGGAGGCGCGCGCCGCCAACATCCTCAACGGGCTCGGCTTCACCAAGTCAATGCAGCAGCAGGCCACCAAGGACTTCTCCGGAG GTTGGCGCATGCGTATAGCGTTGGCGCGGGCGCTGTACGTGAAGCCGCACTTGCTGCTGCTGGACGAGCCGACCAACCATCTGGATCTGGACGCGTGCGTGTGGCTCGAGGAGGAGCTCAAACA CTACAAACGCATTCTGGTGCTGATATCGCACTCTCAGGACTTCCTAAACGGCGTGTGCACTAACATAGTGCACTTGAACAAGCGCCGGCTGAAATACTACACGGGCAACTACGAGGCGTTCGTGCGCACGCGCGTCGAGCTGCTCGAGAACCAAATGAAACAGTACAACTGGGAGCAGGACCAGATCGCGCATATGAAG AACTACATCGCCCGTTTCGGCCACGGCTCCGCGAAACTCGCGCGGCAGGCGCAGTCCAAAGAGAAGACTCTCGCCAAGATGGTGGCCCAGGGTCTGACTGAGAAGGTCACTGACGACAAGATCCTCAACTTCTACTTCCCGTCGTGCGGGAAGGTGCCGCCGCCCGTCATCATGGTTCAG AACGTGTCGTTCCGTTACAACGAGAACACCCCGTGGATCTACAAGAACTTGGAGTTCGGTATCGACCTGGACACCCGGCTGGCGCTCGTGGGGCCCAACGGCGCGGGCAAGTCTACGCTGCTCAAACTGTTGTACGGGGAC CTGGTGCCTTCAACCGGTATGATCCGTAAGAACTCCCACCTCCGCATTGGGCGTTACCACCAACATCTGCACGAGTTACTCGACCTGGACCTGTCGCCGTTGGACTACATGATGAAACAGTTCCCCGAAGTGCGAGAGAGGGAGGAGATGAGGAAGATCATCGGACGGTACGGGCTGACTGGGCGGCAAcag GTGTGCCCGATGCGTCAACTGTCCGACGGGCAGCGCTGCCGCGTGGTGTTCGCGTGGCTTGCGTGGCAAACCCCCCACCTGTTGCTTATGGACGAGCCGACCAACCATCTCGATATGGAGACGATCGACGCGCTCGCCGACGCCATCAACGACTTCGACGGCGGAATGGTGCTGGTCAGCCACGACTTCAGGCTGATCAACCAg GTCGCCGAAGAAATCTGGATATGCGAGAACAGCACCGTCACAAAGTGGGAGGGCGGCATCCTAAAATACAAGGACCATCTCAAGTCTAAGATCCTCAAGGAGAACGCAGCAACGGCCGCCAAGATACGCAAATAG
- the LOC141428692 gene encoding ADP,ATP carrier protein-like: MAAEPKKKERKKKDAWGFVKDFAAGGVSAAISKTAVAPIERVKLILQVQHISKQIKAEDRYKGIVDAFVRIPKEQGFGSLWRGNLANVIRYFPTQALNFAFKDVYKSIFLEGVNKNTQFWRYFAGNLASGGAAGATSMCFVYPLDFARTRLAADVGKGKDKEFNGLIDCLAKTMKSDGPIGLYRGFIVSVQGIIIYRATYFGFFDTAQGMMPDKKNTPLVVTWFIAQVVTTVAGIASYPLDTVRRRMMMQSGRPVNERIYKNTAHCWATILKTEGAAAFFKGAFSNGGAFVLVLYGEIKKYI, translated from the exons ATGGCGGCGGAGCCAAAAAAGAAGGAGAGGAAGAAGAAGGATGCGTGGGGGTTCGTGAAAGATTTCGCCGCCGGGGGCGTGTCGGCGGCGATCTCTAAGACCGCGGTGGCACCCATCGAGCGAGTCAAGCTGATTCTGCAAGTGCAGCACATCTCCAAGCAGATCAAAGCCGAAGATCGGTATAAAG GTATCGTAGACGCGTTCGTCCGCATACCCAAAGAGCAAGGCTTCGGATCCCTGTGGCGTGGGAATCTGGCCAATGTGATCCGGTACTTCCCAACTCAGGCCCTCAATTTCGCCTTCAAGGACGTCTATAAATCTATATTCCTCGAGGGCGTCAATAAGAATACGCAGTTCTGGCGGTACTTCGCAGGAAATCTGGCGTCGGGAGGAGCAGCCGGCGCGACTTCTATGTGCTTTGTATATCCCCTGGATTTTGCTAGAACTAG GTTAGCAGCAGACGTAGGCAAAGGCAAGGACAAGGAGTTCAACGGGCTGATCGATTGTCTCGCCAAGACAATGAAGTCGGACGGGCCGATCGGCCTGTACCGCGGTTTCATTGTGTCCGTCCAGGGCATTATCATCTACAGGGCGACATACTTCGGCTTCTTCGACACGGCCCAGGGTATGATGCCCGACAAGAAGAACACTCCACTCGTGGTCACCTGGTTCATCGCGCAG GTAGTGACGACGGTGGCTGGCATAGCCTCGTACCCGCTGGACACGGTGCGCCGGCGCATGATGATGCAATCCGGCCGGCCGGTCAACGAGCGCATATACAAGAACACCGCTCACTGCTGGGCCACCATCCTGAAGACCGAGGGCGCCGCCGCCTTCTTCAAGGGCGCGTTCTCCAATG GAGGCGCATTCGTGCTTGTGCTGTAcggagaaataaagaaatacatcTAA